DNA from Fusarium falciforme chromosome 7, complete sequence:
CGCTTTAGCGTCGAAAAGGGGGTATCCTACTCCACCACGATCTTAGCCCCCACTAGATCCGCTATGACGGTAGGCTAACTAACCTCTACACACACTTTCTAGTCGAACTAACCACGATCTTTTAATTCCCTTAGGTGCGTTTAAAAATATAGTAAGGGGATACTGGGGCTAGGGGTTGGCTGTGCCATAGCCACTAAGCCCCACCCCCTAGAAACCGCGCGCCCCTAGAAACCGCGCACCTTTTTCCCCACCAACACATCaatctttaattatcttCAGACCGcgatttcttatataatattgaagctatcgcgataattcttatatttttagaatcCCTAtgctaaattatattaaaattgaTATTTAAAACGCTCTTTAGGAAGTCCGCGAAGGCATAGCCGTGTGGATTACTACTAGGCGATATAGCATACTAGAGTTAACCCTCCGTGGCCGTATTTCTAGCTCTTAAAGtcatattataagttataaatacctctagAAGCTCTTAGTAGAGTAAGAATAGTACCTCGCTGCTtagattatagcctaagatGACCTCGGCTTTGCCCTAAGTTATGcctaagttattaacttCGCGGGCTATATCGCTAGACTTAATAGCAATAAGGAACCTATTAGGATTTACTAGATAGAGGGTTTTTTATgctataataaaggtataaatatattataaggttagagacttaatttagtataatttaataaagtaattattaagaatattaagggtttttttttcttatcttattatattaattattaaggatattaagctaaaaaactattataatataaataaaataagtattatagagggacttagatataatagtcttatattaagaagggcaaagaagaactatataattatttaaaaccctagcttaatagattaaattataattattaagtatatcttagctataaagaaagtattaatattattagttatttataaaagataaataatttaatagtcttagtttcttaaagacctttatttccttaacttcttaaaggattaagactttatatataattaaaaagactagattaataactatatcgTAACTctatagcttaaaaagatctttatcccttagataaagctaataaaggAGGGAGATAAgagattacttattattaatagctataatagttatattattaataaatttatatttaagtacttctaaaataatatatatatcttatatcttatccTATATTCTTCCTATATTCTTTAGCCTCTTAATCTTACTATCTTTAATCCCCTTaagtagtattattattatcttatatccttactttccttaatctaagcatatatacttattagtaaatatatattcttataatattattataaggcaaagaaagtagagataatatctaagaatatccttataggttaaaaggcttttagactttagctaatattaattataaagcccttaataaaccctataataaccttattattagagactttaaaaatattataaaagaaggCTTATTTGCTATcctcttatttttttaggacccctatattattataagagctttaggctttacttaaatatatctctttagtattaaagcttaataatataatataactttttatagggaaaattaataagaatataaattataaaaatattatattaataagttaaaaaaaggaattattactttttaggcataaaaaagaggaaataaagcctaaaagaaaaaagaaatttcCTTTTAAtcctaatatatactttataaaggttcctaatattaataaggcctaTTAGGagatattaaaacttttaaaGCCGAgagagatattaaaaaaagttaaaaaataaaaaaaagtagatctattttataagtagtaattagAGATTATAGGGATATTAGATTTaatcttcttataatattattatattattaaaattaaggttatttatgATGCTtgaaataagtaatattcgtGATGATGCGCGGTTTCTGGGGGCGCGCGGTTTCTGGGGGGTGGGGCTtagaggtggtggtgaataACAGCGATAGCGGAGACTGTTGGACGTGAGATACCATACAAGCACGGCCCCTGTAATGGCATGtggagttggagttggtgCTTGGCCGCCAATTGAATCGAGATGGTTGGACAGATGAGGCTACTGCAACGCGATTGGAGACGACGCGATCGGGGCACATGGGCAAATAGTGGATTAGTGAGGGCGCTACCTATCACGTGACCCATCCATCACCTTCTTCCATCATTGCGTCCGAAGCAATGAGGATTATCCTGTTGTAGGTAGGCATCTTTGATAAAGTAGAGTCCAGAATATGGATGTTTTCGACATtttcccttttttttcttcaagGAAAAATATTTGAGCCCATGCTCTTTCATATACCTACGTCCGCCCCATCAGGACTAACAACTGCTCGACCCACAATCCCGGCCCCGACTACCCTAAACTCCAGGGACGAATTAGAAGCAGTTCCAATCTTCCACAAGAATTTCACAACCAGAAGGCGACGTGATATAGCGGTGACCGCATCGGTTATCGCTTATCAGAACACCTAAAAGAAAAGGATCGACTTGTTAGTGGCAGTGGGTTCTTCGGTTAAATCATTCCTTTTGACTTAAAGCGCTGGATATCTAtacaagaaaagaattaacaCTTTGGTCCACGGAGAGGCGCGTGTCACTCTTGGCTCGCCCTATCAAACCATGGTCAACAATTTCTTGTCTCATCCTCCAGCATCATATCTTCAAACTGGCCCGGGTCGATGATTGACTTTGCCGGTTGTTGGAGTCCATCTTGGCATCAGCACAACTGGGCGTATTTCTTTGTAATTCAAAGTCAATATTCGCGGTACCGATATCCGCTTGTCGTGACGCGAGTAAATCCTTCATGCTATGTATGATCAGACTCCCCCACTATTATTCAAATGAGACTATTACAGCAGCTAACTTATTCACCTTGGTAAGGCATGTGACGTTTGTCGTGGTGCAAAAGTACATGGTGCTGAGTGGACGCTCAGGCCTGCTCGAGGGTTGAGTCTCAATGACGATCTGACAACTCACAGAAGAAGTCGGAGGTAGTAGGGCGGCAGAGGGGGGATATGGATCGGCCAAGGACGCCCGCAGGCGAAAGGCATGGAAGTCGCCGAGCCACCACCCATGCCACCCATGTTTCAACCCTCACAGTTTCTGGTTTGTTTTCCATCGACCTAGGTACCACACCGCGTGAGAATAGTGAGGGGTTTGCATGATGAGCTTGAAGTCCAATTGGTCGGACTTGCATGGCAGCTCAGCCGTGTCTCACAACCTAAGCCAATTTGAGCGGACCATGTCCTCGCCTCAAGTGGGCAGACAGCTACGAGAACTTAGATTGACACTTGACATCGAAGTACAACAGGTACCTCATTGCCTTTGGACCCCTCACATCCTCCGTCTGCTCACCCATATCTTGTGGGGTGTTGCTCCGTGGAATGTTGGCTCAGCGAGATTGAGCTTTTCTTGTGCTAACCACAGCCAAGAGGCAATGCCTCAATCATTAGTAGGTGACACATTGTGTAAATATTGAGACGGGTAGAAACATCTTATATGCCTGAAAAATGCGTTTTTCTGCTCTTCCAAAGAACCTGCAAGTTGCTCTTGACGCTGAGATGACCCCTGAGAGAACAAAAGGGTATTAGATGGACCTCGCAGCTGCATGAGTTGTCGCTAGCGGGAGAAGTCGTTGCCGGTGGGAGACCACATCCCGTGCCCAAGTGCCCTTGGTATGGGCACCATTGTGGAGAAATATTGATGTACAGATGACGGGAGGACTTTTAGAGTCATATAATATGCTTGAGGCCATATTTGTGGCCCCTGCTAATTGGTCTAAACTTCCGACGCATATCGTGGCGTAGCTGAAATTCCACATTCGATCAAGAGGCCCTTGCTCCTCTTTTCTCCAGCCCTGGTTTGAACCATTTCCTAAGTTGCCGAGCCTTTAAAAGTTTGTCAATCATCTTGTTGTTGCAGAAAGCACGTTGAACGCGTCTCTTTTCACAATACAACAGATTCTCAGCCTTCCCGACCCAAACACACCTCATTGACAATGGCTCGAAAGTTGCTCACCGACTTTGTCGACAACTACGACCATGGCTTCTACACCCAAGTAGCCGAGATTGCTGAAGAGCGTTGCCGCAAAGTTCTCACCGAAGGTGGTATCCCCGCCATCATCACTTCTCGCGCCAAGCGTCCTGACCGGCTCCTCGAAAAGCTCAAGGGCCGCGATAAAGAGAAGAACTACCAGACACAAGAAGACATCAAGAAAGATCTCGTTGATCTCGCTGGTGTCCGTATCGCCCTGTACTTTCCCAGCCAGCGGCGGGAGGTCGAGCTTTTGATGCTCAAGGTGTTCGCGAATGTCGATGTCAAGAGATTGGCAGGGCATACGTGTGACTCGACTCtgacggaggaggatggcaaGTACCGGAATGAGTTTGCGGGATACAGAGCGACGCATCTTCGCCTCGAACTTGGGACTGACCGATTGCCCGAGGACCAATTGAAGTACGCCGGGTCCAAGATCGAGATCCAAGTTGCCTCGCTGCTCATGCATGCTTGGTCCGAAGTGGAGCACGACCTCGCATACAAGACCCTCAACGGCGCGCTCTCTGTTGAAGAGGTCCGTATGCTGGACGGTATCAACGGACTGATGAGAACTGGTGAGGTCATGCTTGGCCAGCTGAAGGCGTCCATGGAGACACGCATTGCGAACCAGATAAGGCCGTTTGGAACCCATTTCGAGGTCGGCACTTTCTTGCAGCAGTATGCTCCCCACGACCGTGCCAAAGAAGATTACCGCCTGGGGTCGCTGTCATGGTTCCTCTACGTGCTgcagcagctcaagatcGACAATCCTCGTGCTCTTGGGGCGGTTCTTGACAGCTGGAAGAGTAATCCGACGAACCTGACCAAGTACCCTCTTGTGCATTCTGTTGTCGGTTACCTTTTCGAGACCAATGAACAAGTCGAGGATCCTTTCTCGTCGCCCTACTCTCTCCAAGCCCTGGATGAAGAGTTAAAGGGCACAGAGACGAAGAAGCTATCGGTCTTGTGTCGCATTCTGGCGTATGCCTGTGAGCCCGACACGCTTGGCAACGTGTCACTCCAAGGACGCGATGATCAGCTTCGGAAGGCGGGTGTTCTGACTGCTGGGGAAGAGCCAAATGTTTCTGAGAACGACGTGACACAGGTCAGGAAAGCAGTGCTGGATCTATGGAATTGGTTTGCGACGAATGAGTCCAAGGAAGCCCGGCTGGCATTGGGCATTGGCCGTTCGAGGGGAGGCAAGCGTGCTTGGAGAAAGTGAAGTTTGTACGAGTCAGTGGCCTTGTACTTGACCATTTGCCTCAAGAACGAGAATCTTAAACTTCACGTTCAGATCCGCACTTGAATGGTCGTGTGCCCAATCAACCCCTGCTCTAGCCACTTGCAAGCTGAGAATACTAGACTGGCGGTGACCTGTTGATCATCTTATGTTTCTAGTTGTTTCTCCGGTTCAAGTGGGGACTCTGATGAGAGCCGGCATATGTTTGAGGTTATTTCTCCGGAGACTACCCCGTAATGGTGCGGGGATGCTGGATGCATGAACTCAGAAacagggatggatggatgagggGATTAACTTCTCGGCCGATCGTCACCCGAGATTGATTGAAAGCCGAGGCTCCGCTGCATCAGTACGAGCGGACCTACACATCTATAAGGTCAATGAACCCGCTGGTCCTAGGCCTTGATGGAGCAAGATCAGGTGCTTCAACGTTCTCACAAATAATCGCTTCAACATGCGCGTCACAGTTTTGGCGCCGCTGGGCTTtgctgccttggccttcGCGGCCCCTTCGGCCCTCAATTCTATGTCCCGAAACGCCCGTTCCCTCTTTACCGAAAGTATGAATTGGATGGATGACTATTACGACCCTAATACTGGGTACCTCTTCGACTTTAGTGCAACGACAGCACTCAATCATGATACTCGAAGCTCTGTCTGGTATGCATTGGGTTTATTAGCACGGAACAAGGGCGATGATGCCACAGAGGCTGAAAAGATCATCACAAACGTGATCCATGCGCAATACGAGGATCCCAAGGACGAATGGTAATTGTGGAAAGCCCTTGAAGAAGGTAGATCACTGACAGAAAGTGAATAGGTACGCGACGTACCAGAAGGAGCCCGAAGAACCCTACGTTGGCAGCCCACACTACCCGGCCAAGATCTACAACTCTTGGGATCCCAACTGGCGTGGCTTTGTTGGTACAACGTTGATCATGGCTATGGAGGAGTACTCTGCCATTATTAGCAAGTCAACTCAGAAGCTGATCCTGCAGTCGCTGTACAATACTACCAAGGGTGATGAATACCGCTTTGGAAATACCGATAACACCAAGGATAACCTGTACCCTGCGTACAGTAACCCGGTGAGCGGGAGAATGGTCAAGGGAAGAATAATGCTGATACCTCCCAGTCAATCATGCGTGCTTTCGTATCAAGCTGGACCGGTCGTCGTCTCCACGAAAAGAACATGACAGCCAGCGGAGAAAAGTACGCAAAagacatcatcaacctcttcaacCGCGCCAACACACTCTCCGAGTTCAACTCGGGCACGTACACGGGCGTTTCGCTGTTCGGTCTTCTTCTCTGGAGCAAGTACCTGCCCGAGGACTCCGTAATGACTAAAGAAGCACCATCTATGATTGAGCATACCTGGGAGGCTATCGGACAGCTTTGGCACCCTGGCATGAAGAATATCGCTGGGCCGTGGGATAGGTCATACGGGTATGATATGAACCGCTACCTTAGTCTTATGGCGCTTTGGTTCTGGACTTTGATTGGAAAGGAGAACTCGTCCCTCATTAACAAGGCAAGTCCTGGATTGATGAGCCATGATTCTGTACTGACCATACCCAGCCTCAAATCATGTCTCATATGGCCGACTATGCCTGGGGTCCTCTGTTCGCCATCCTTGCAGACCACCACAAGCGCTTAATCCCCAAGAAGGTTCTATCAGGCCTGATGAGCTTCTCCGGCGAGCATACCTTCCAGGCCAGCGCGTACTACCCTCCCTTTGACAAGGTTCCCCGCAATATCACGACGTGGCTCTCTGACAAGCTTACCATCGGCGCTGAGTCGTTTGATGAGATTGCTATCGGCGGCCCTTCTCAAAATCAAGAGGCGTTCAATCCCGCCGTGGTCCAATGGGATACTGGCAACGAAATCTCATTCATCTCAGTAAGTGCCATTCTCAAGGCACCCCGTTCACTTGTTAACATTCTCCCCAGCTCTACCCAACAGAGACTGCTCTAGAGACCAAGGTTGGGCCCGGTCAGCTCACCCTATCCTATCCAACTGGCCACTCTAGCTCGATAttctctcttctcgtcggcACATTTAAGAGCAAGCGTACAATCTCCGGATGGGAAGACGTTGCAGGCCTCAAGGTCGCCGTCTCTGGAAATGTGAACACGACATATGGTTTATCTTTTGGTGGACACTATGGCGGGTCTGATTCACCGATCCGAGATTTTGAGTTTTGGAACTTTACGTATACTATGCCTGCTGGATTTGTCGGAACGCCCAGCCTGACACTTGATTTGGAGATATCATAAGTTTGGTTCACAGTCCACAGGCAACCCAGGCCAAACGAACATGCTACTGTCTCTCCAATCCCGTATTAGCTGGTAGATTGAGTTGTTAAACTTGTTGGGATGGGAATGGAATTATTCTTGTCTTCAATAACGAGTCTGCGAGAGACCATCAGTCACACCAGCAGAAGACACAGTTATTAATACACGACGGCATCAAACCACAATACTGTAGTGGGAATGGAATTAGTAGTTGTATCTTGGCATAAGATGCTGGCCTGTTTGTAAGTTGAAGACGCCCACACCGGTTAGAGCACCTGTAgagccaagcccaagcagcCCATTCCCCAGTCCTAACCTCTACACCCATGGTTCGGAGCTGGCGACTTATTGGTCGAGTTTAACCATCGCCCATCAACGAGTTCTCTATATTCTATCCTGTCTGTTCAGCATTGCTATAAGATCTAGGCCATGAACCGGCGCATTGAAACAGTAATTCTCTAGACACTGGTGTTCAAAGTTTATTCAGAACCCTTTGAAATTGCACCAGAGCCCAGCCGCTGAATATCCCAACCACCAACCATCATAGAGAAATCCCCCATCAAAACTGAGGCCATGCCACAACAGCTTGTGACAGATGCTGAGGTTGCCATGGCTTGGGGGCACGCACTAACGCCACTTCGTGCCTTGAAAATATATTCCAAGGCTGTTTGGTATGGTGCCTTTGTATCCCTCGCGCTCATCATGGAGGGGTTCGACACCAAAATCCTAGGATCACTATACGCGGTACCCGCCTTCCAAGAGGCCTATAGTGTGCGACAACCTAATGGATCCTATGAGATCTCGGCGTCTTGGCAAAGCGGACTGGGCTTCATCATGGGAGTCACATCTATCTTTGGAATGTTTCTAGGCGGATGGGCTACCGAGAAGTTTGGATTTCGAAAAACCATGATGGCCGCTCTGTTTTCTATGCCACCAATCATTTCCATATTTTCTTCGCGCCGAATCTAGCAGTATTTGCCGTTGCCACTTGTCTCTTCTGTAAGTGTCGAAGCAGCTTATCTCTAGCCCGGATCTGACACCTTGCAGCGTTTCCTCTAGGTATATTTCAGACTGTTACTACGGTATACGCCAGACATTATGCCTGTAGCGCTTCGCCCTTACCTCACTAGCTGCTATTCGCTGGACTGGGTGAGCAAGTTGTATCTTGAACTCCCTGAGTTGGCATTGACAAGTTGTAGGCGCTGGGCCAACTTCTCAACGCGGTCATCTTTCGAGGTACCCTAACTCTGCCCGCTCTCTGGACGTACCGTGTTCCCTTTGCTCTCCAGTATGATCATACATGGTAGAATTGCTTGTATATATATGAGCGAAAAGCCACACAGGTGGTTCTGGCCaattctcatcatcatcggtgTCTATCTAGTACCGGAGTCACCCTCGTGGTTGGTCCGCCAGAACCGACTAGACGAGGCTGAAGCCGCTGTTTCTCGATTGACTTCTGAGCTGGATATCGACACTGAAAAACTTGTCTCCTTGATAGTTTTTACTATAGAGCACGAACGACAAGTCAAAGCGGGTACAAGTTAATTCGCCTGTTTAAGGGGGACGAATCTCCGCAGCACCATTGTCGTCATGGGCGTCTATGCCATGCAGGTATTGACCGGCTCACAATTTCGTGCATTCATGACCTACTTCTTCCTTCAAGCTGGCCTTCCCACCAATCAGTCATTCAACATGACGATCGTTGCGCTAACACTCTGAGTGCTTGGGGTGCTTGGTGCTGTAAGTCTCCATTCAAACCATATCTCGCATGAACTGTCGGTTAACCGTCCATGTGGCAAGTGGGTCATCATGACATCCATAGGCCGAAGAACAATGTATCTCTGAGGTGGCGCCCTAACCACCGCTGTTTTCACGGCCATTGGGGGTATGGGAGTCAAGCTTCAcacctcctcgtcttcaacaATGGCATGGGCTATTGGGTCTCTCATTGCAGTGGACGGCTTTGTGGCCACTCTTCTGGTTTTGCCCGTTACTTTCGTCTTGGTGTCCGAAATCCCGTCCTCGCTCCTTCGGAGTAAATCTGTTGTCATTGCACGAAATTTCTACTCGGTCATCAACATCCTTGCCGGCGTAATGACGCCATATATGATCAACCCGACTGCTTGGAACTGGGGCGCTCTGACTGGATTCTTCTGGACTGGAGCTGGTGTTATCGGATTCATCTTCACCTTCTTCATGGTCCCAGAGTCCAAAGGGAGGACCACTGCAGAGATGGACATTCTCTTTGAGCAAAAGGTTCAGGTCCGGAAATTCAAGGTTACCCAGATTTCCATTACTCACAtcgatggagatgggctcCCCTAAATGAGCGTCGTGCGGTTGAAGGCATCAGGTTCTGGCCATAGCATCATCCCCCTAGATAGTACACCCATCTTattcaccatcaccaccaggcCTGCTAAGTGAGGTGCGCAAGAATTCCCGGCCAATCTATCTAAATAATAGAGAAATTGCTTGACTTCCTTCTCAGGGCTCCTTTCCTTTCAGGCCAAACTCTGGCATATCAACATAATGCATGCCCCTATGCTTGCCACCTTGGACCCGCCATGATACATTTTGAATAATTTGCCTCTATGCTTAGATGAGTTGGAAGGCACCCAAGTACGGATATAAATATCAATTTGGCCGTATTCTATAATAGAACTTGTGAGGCATCTCTTGAGGTATTACGTATTGTGAGATCCCACTCTCCTAATTCCACAGACAACTACTCCTAATCTTTTTTTGTCGGGAAGCTTTTGAGCTCTTCTCTCCCATTTGCTCAAAAACATCCCGATTTCTGACGTGTATGTGAGCCTCATCAGTCACTTCTGTCCCCAGAGAGTTCCACGTCTGATACAGAGGTTCTTCGAATCTGACGATGTGTCAGGCCGACGAACCTTCCAGCCCAAACCCCATGTCCATCGGTGTTTGCTTTATCTCCAACCGATCTTGCCCTTATCTATAAGCGGCTCTTGCGCCTAGTGATACGAATTATCGGATCGGGGAGTGAACGGAGCTCCGCATTTGCCGAGATCGCCACAGCAGGAGGCAGACTCGATAGAAACACTGGCGAAGCATTCTTTAAAGAATGGGTGCGGAAacggtcttctggcttagttatcccatcgagggccggacttcaactataataaagaacacattgatGGGTGCGGAAACGCTCCACTCATAGTTACTTACTCTGAGCTTGTGTCGCTTTCAAAATCTGTTCATCTCCCCCAGTTCGATCTTGCCCAGGTGACAATACGTAATCCTGGTAAGCAACCTATTGGGTCTCGAATTTGACATAGTCAACCGATCATTTTACTGACACCACTTGGGAAAGTAGTCTCTATTGAACCGATTGCAGCGGTGGCGAGAAAATAACTTCAACATCCAGGCCAAACACCACAATACCTCTTGCTTACGGCGCCGTGATAACAACTTGATCATCATAGGTTGCCATCAAGATGACGATTTCTTATACTTATGAGCGTCATCTTGCCGAACTCGCCGTCCTGCGAGCCTCAACTCTCACGAAACAGGTGCAGTCGACCGTGTGCGAGATCTCGAATGATGATAACTCGCCAGTGACTATCGCCGGCTTTGCGGCTCAGGCGCTTCTCATCGGAGCTATTCGGTCTGCTTTTCCAAATGATGCTGTCCTGGGAGAGGAAGACTCAGCTGCTCTTAGGGCTGACAAAATGCTGAGAAGCAAGGTTTACGAGTTGGCATCATCCGCAACCGACATAGTAGACCCGCTTGCTCGAGATTGCGTACTTCCCAAGCCAAGATCAATGCAAGAAATGCTAGATTTGATCGACCTTGGGGGccgtggaagaggaggaggtaaGGGCCGTGTCTGGATCATGAACCCCATTGATGGGACTGCGGCTTTCTTGAAGGGTCGACAATACGCAGTTTCACTGGCTCTCATAGAGGACGGCAAAGAGGTCATTGGCGTTTCAGGATGCCCGAACATCAGTGCCGAAATGACCCGGGTGTCGGAGGACGATGAGATactcgccgaggaggaacgGAAGTTGAAGGTCGTCTATGTATGATGAGGTTTCCTTTCATCACGATACTGCGTCTTGGATCTTAGATTGTCATATTCTCGAAGTCGCAGTATGATGCGATTCACTGTCAAGGTCGGGATGTGTCAAGAACGAACTCCTTTGTGATTATGGCGGATGGACTTTGAAGACGACACCAAGAccagaggaaaaaaaaactacGGCACTTTTTCACGTATTTTTCTTCCCTCTTGCATGAACCACTCCCATAAAAACAAAGCCACCGAATCGAACGAATCATTCACCACTCACTCATCGGATCCTTTCATTGATGTAGAGCTTGCTTCCGCCATCGTGATACTGGTGTCACAAAAGTCAAAGAGTGGCTCTTTGGGCTTCAACTTACGGATTGATGGTGTTTTTGACCAATTCTGGTGCTCTGTGAGCCTGTGCGATAAAGAGATGGAGATTTGGCAGTGCTAGAGGAACTCAAGTGTCAACCAGCCGACCCCTTTCAGACAGGGGTGTTCGTGGCACATAACTGGCTACCCTAGATGTTATGATATCAT
Protein-coding regions in this window:
- a CDS encoding MFS domain-containing protein, coding for MPVALRPYLTSCYSLDWALGQLLNAVIFRGTLTLPALWTYRVPFALQYDHTW
- a CDS encoding RelA-SpoT domain-containing protein — protein: MARKLLTDFVDNYDHGFYTQVAEIAEERCRKVLTEGGIPAIITSRAKRPDRLLEKLKGRDKEKNYQTQEDIKKDLVDLAGVRIALYFPSQRREVELLMLKVFANVDVKRLAGHTCDSTLTEEDGKYRNEFAGYRATHLRLELGTDRLPEDQLKYAGSKIEIQVASLLMHAWSEVEHDLAYKTLNGALSVEEVRMLDGINGLMRTGEVMLGQLKASMETRIANQIRPFGTHFEVGTFLQQYAPHDRAKEDYRLGSLSWFLYVLQQLKIDNPRALGAVLDSWKSNPTNLTKYPLVHSVVGYLFETNEQVEDPFSSPYSLQALDEELKGTETKKLSVLCRILAYACEPDTLGNVSLQGRDDQLRKAGVLTAGEEPNVSENDVTQVRKAVLDLWNWFATNESKEARLALGIGRSRGGKRAWRK
- a CDS encoding MFS domain-containing protein is translated as MAWAIGSLIAVDGFVATLLVLPVTFVLVSEIPSSLLRSKSVVIARNFYSVINILAGVMTPYMINPTAWNWGALTGFFWTGAGVIGFIFTFFMVPESKGRTTAEMDILFEQKVQVRKFKVTQISITHIDGDGLP